A single genomic interval of Eptesicus fuscus isolate TK198812 chromosome 10, DD_ASM_mEF_20220401, whole genome shotgun sequence harbors:
- the HTR1E gene encoding 5-hydroxytryptamine receptor 1E, with protein MNITNCTTEASVAGRAKTITEKMLISMTLVIITTLTMLLNLAVIMAICTTKKLHQPANYLICSLAVTDLLVAVLVMPLSIMYIVMDSWKLGYFICEVWLSVDMTCCTCSILHLCVIALDRYWAITNAIEYARKRTAKRAGLMILTVWTISIFISMPPLFWRSHRQLSPPPSQCTIQHDHVIYTIYSTLGAFYIPLTLILILYYRIYHAAKSLYQKRGSSRHLSNRSTDSQNSFASCKLTQTFCVSDFSTSDPTTEFEKFHTSIRIPPFDNDLDHPGERQQISSTRERKAARILGLILGAFILSWLPFFIKELIVGLSIYTVSSEVADFFTWLGYVNSLINPLLYTSFNEDFKLAFKKLIRCREHT; from the coding sequence ATGAACATCACTAACTGTACCAcagaagccagtgtggctgggagAGCCAAGACCATCACTGAGAAGATGCTCATCTCCATGACCCTGGTCATCATCACCACCCTGACCATGTTGCTAAACTTGGCCGTGATTATGGCCATCTGCACCACCAAGAAGCTCCACCAGCCTGCCAACTACCTGATCTGTTCTCTGGCCGTGACAGACCTCCTGGTGGCAGTGCTAGTCATGCCCTTGAGCATCATGTACATTGTCATGGACAGCTGGAAGCTAGGGTACTTCATCTGCGAGGTGTGGCTGAGTGTGGACATGACCTGCTGCACCTGCTCCATCCTCCATCTCTGTGTGATTGCCCTGGACAGGTACTGGGCCATCACCAATGCTATTGAGTATGCCAGGAAGAGGACCGCCAAGAGGGCAGGACTGATGATCCTCACGGTCTGGACGATCTCCATCTTCATCTCCATGCCCCCTCTGTTCTGGAGGAGCCACCGCCAACTCAGCCCGCCCCCCAGTCAGTGCACCATCCAGCATGACCATGTCATCTACACCATTTACTCCACTCTTGGGGCATTTTATATCCCCTTGACTTTGATACTGATTCTCTATTACCGGATTTACCACGCAGCCAAGAGCCTTTACCAGAAAAGAGGGTCAAGCCGGCACTTAAGCAACAGAAGCACAGACAGCCAAAATTCATTTGCGAGTTGTAAACTTACACAGACTTTCTGTGTGTCTGACTTCTCCACCTCAGACCCTACCACAGAGTTTGAAAAGTTCCACACCTCCATCAGGATCCCGCCCTTTGACAATGATCTAGATCACCCGGGAGAGCGCCAGCAGATCTCTAGTACCAGGGAGCGCAAGGCAGCGCGCATCCTGGGGCTGATTTTGGGTGCATTCATTTTGTCGTGGCTGCCATTTTTCATCAAAGAGTTGATTGTAGGTCTGAGCATCTATACCGTGTCTTCTGAAGTGGCCGATTTTTTTACATGGCTTGGTTATGTTAATTCTCTGATCAACCCTCTGCTCTACACCAGTTTTAATGAAGACTTTAAGCTGGCTTTTAAAAAGCTCATTAGGTGCCGAGAACATACTTAG